From a single Rhizobium lusitanum genomic region:
- a CDS encoding potassium transporter Kup — protein MSIRKLSYLAVGSVGVVYGDIGTSPLYAFREALKPVAADGLTRGEVISLVSLMFWALTIIVTMKYVLFLLRADNDGEGGTLSLLALLMKTANGHTAVLMLLGLLGAALFLGDAMITPALSVLSAVEGLKLVTPTLSDYIVPISVVILAMLFAIQSHGTGAVARFFGPITVIWFVVMGVAGIMHISDDFGILAALNPWYAVNFLMNEGFLGVVVLGAVFLTVTGAEALYADLGHFGRRPIQWAWFALVFPSLTLNYLGQGALVLREPLAMSDPFFLMYPHWALLPVVILATMATIIASQAVITGAFSLTRQAIHLGFLPRMEILITSETNTGQIFLPAVNAVLFFGVIFLVLSFKTSDALATAYGISVTGAMVVTSIMAFEFVRVRWNWTLPMAIAVLTPLLLLEFVFLGANLLKIHDGGYVPVLIATAFTVIMWTWRRGSAILMEKTRHTDIPLSSFVSSIERKSDHSPAHVPGTAIFLTSDPESAPAALLHNLKHNHVLHDKNVILTIRTTNKPRVPQEDRYSVEKVSDRFSRVELRFGFMESQNVSQALATLRKTGVKFDIMSTSFYLGRRKLVPDAKSGMPHWQDRLYIALANAATDPSDYFRLPANRVVELGSHVII, from the coding sequence ATGAGCATACGCAAACTGTCGTACCTCGCCGTCGGCTCCGTCGGCGTTGTATACGGCGATATTGGTACGAGCCCGCTTTACGCCTTTCGCGAGGCGCTGAAGCCCGTGGCTGCCGACGGTCTGACGCGTGGGGAGGTCATCAGCCTCGTTTCGCTGATGTTCTGGGCGCTGACGATCATCGTCACCATGAAATATGTCCTTTTTCTGCTGCGCGCCGACAATGACGGCGAAGGCGGCACGCTGTCGCTTCTTGCGCTGCTGATGAAGACGGCGAACGGCCATACCGCCGTTCTCATGCTTCTCGGACTTCTGGGTGCGGCGCTCTTTCTCGGCGACGCGATGATCACGCCGGCCCTGTCGGTTCTCTCCGCCGTCGAAGGTCTAAAGCTGGTCACGCCAACGCTGTCGGACTATATCGTGCCGATCTCGGTGGTGATCCTGGCAATGCTGTTTGCCATCCAGTCACATGGCACCGGCGCGGTTGCGCGCTTCTTCGGCCCGATCACGGTGATCTGGTTCGTCGTCATGGGCGTTGCCGGCATCATGCATATCTCCGACGATTTCGGCATCCTGGCTGCCTTGAACCCCTGGTATGCAGTCAACTTCCTGATGAACGAGGGCTTTCTGGGCGTCGTCGTGCTCGGTGCGGTCTTCCTGACGGTGACCGGCGCCGAAGCCCTTTACGCCGACCTCGGCCATTTTGGCCGGCGCCCGATCCAGTGGGCCTGGTTTGCGCTGGTATTTCCGTCGCTGACGCTGAATTATCTCGGCCAGGGCGCGCTCGTGTTGCGCGAGCCGCTCGCCATGTCCGATCCGTTCTTCCTGATGTATCCGCATTGGGCGCTTCTGCCGGTGGTCATTCTCGCTACCATGGCAACGATCATCGCCAGCCAGGCGGTCATTACCGGCGCCTTCTCGCTGACGCGCCAGGCGATCCATCTCGGCTTCCTGCCACGCATGGAAATCCTCATCACCTCCGAGACCAATACCGGCCAGATCTTCCTGCCGGCGGTCAACGCGGTGCTCTTCTTCGGCGTCATCTTCCTGGTGCTGAGCTTCAAGACCTCGGATGCGCTGGCGACCGCCTACGGTATCTCGGTGACCGGCGCCATGGTCGTCACCTCGATCATGGCCTTCGAATTCGTCCGCGTCCGCTGGAACTGGACGCTGCCGATGGCGATTGCCGTGCTGACGCCGTTGCTGCTGCTCGAATTCGTCTTCCTCGGCGCCAACCTGCTGAAGATCCACGACGGCGGCTATGTTCCGGTGCTGATCGCTACCGCCTTCACGGTGATCATGTGGACCTGGCGTCGTGGCAGCGCGATCCTGATGGAGAAGACGCGGCATACGGATATCCCGCTATCGTCCTTCGTCAGCTCGATCGAGCGCAAGAGCGATCACTCCCCGGCGCATGTGCCGGGCACGGCGATCTTCCTCACCAGCGATCCGGAATCGGCGCCCGCAGCCCTTCTTCATAATCTGAAGCACAATCACGTTCTGCACGACAAGAACGTCATCCTGACGATCCGCACCACCAACAAGCCGCGCGTGCCCCAGGAAGACCGCTATTCGGTGGAGAAGGTGTCCGACCGCTTCTCGCGTGTCGAGCTACGCTTCGGCTTCATGGAATCGCAGAACGTCTCGCAGGCGCTGGCGACCCTGCGCAAAACCGGGGTGAAGTTCGACATCATGTCGACCTCCTTCTATCTCGGTCGCCGCAAGCTGGTACCCGACGCCAAGTCCGGTATGCCGCACTGGCAGGACCGGCTCTACATCGCGCTCGCCAACGCCGCGACGGACCCATCCGACTACTTCCGCCTGCCGGCCAACCGGGTGGTGGAACTGGGTTCGCACGTCATTATCTGA
- a CDS encoding AtpZ/AtpI family protein produces the protein MTDDRDESLEERRAQLGAELASRRAAVREGERGEVRAEVSRKGYAQAMKISSEFIAAIIVGAVLGYVFDRFVGTAPWGMIILLLLGFCAGVLNILRSAGEVATPKPGAPDDEK, from the coding sequence ATGACGGACGACCGCGACGAAAGTCTGGAAGAGCGACGGGCGCAGCTTGGAGCCGAACTGGCAAGCAGGCGTGCTGCGGTGAGAGAGGGTGAACGCGGGGAGGTTCGCGCCGAGGTGAGCCGCAAAGGCTATGCTCAGGCGATGAAGATTTCCAGTGAGTTCATTGCTGCGATCATCGTGGGTGCTGTTCTGGGCTACGTGTTCGACCGTTTTGTCGGTACGGCGCCGTGGGGCATGATTATTCTTCTGCTTCTCGGATTCTGTGCCGGTGTACTGAATATTCTGCGCTCCGCAGGCGAGGTGGCGACACCGAAGCCCGGTGCACCGGACGATGAGAAATGA
- a CDS encoding F0F1 ATP synthase subunit A, which translates to MASDPIHQFRILKIVPIDIGGVDFSFTNVSLFMVASAMLSAGFLYFATSSRGVIPTRAQSVAEMAYEFIASMLKEGAGTKGMKFFPLVFSLFMFVLMANLLGMVPYFYTVTSQVIVTFALALLVIFTVIIYGFFKHGLGFLKIFVPEGVPGVLLPLVVVIEIISFLSRPISLSVRLFANMLAGHITLKVFAGFVASLGALGALGIGGAILPLIMTVALTGLEFLVAFLQAYVFAVLTCMYLNDAVHPGGH; encoded by the coding sequence GTGGCAAGCGATCCTATCCATCAGTTCCGGATTCTCAAGATTGTCCCGATTGATATCGGTGGAGTTGATTTTTCGTTCACCAACGTTTCGCTGTTCATGGTCGCCTCGGCAATGCTGTCAGCTGGTTTCCTTTATTTCGCAACCTCGAGTCGCGGCGTTATTCCGACTCGCGCTCAGTCCGTGGCGGAAATGGCCTATGAGTTCATTGCCTCCATGTTGAAGGAAGGGGCGGGAACCAAGGGAATGAAATTTTTCCCACTGGTGTTCTCGCTTTTCATGTTCGTTCTAATGGCGAACCTGCTCGGCATGGTTCCTTACTTCTACACAGTTACGAGCCAGGTCATTGTCACCTTCGCCTTGGCGTTGTTGGTAATCTTCACGGTCATTATCTACGGTTTCTTCAAGCACGGTTTGGGTTTCCTGAAGATCTTTGTGCCCGAGGGCGTACCCGGTGTTCTTCTGCCGCTCGTCGTGGTCATCGAAATCATCTCCTTCCTGTCCCGGCCGATTTCGCTCTCCGTTCGTCTTTTCGCTAATATGCTGGCGGGCCATATCACACTCAAGGTGTTCGCGGGCTTCGTCGCCTCGCTCGGAGCCCTTGGTGCGCTTGGCATCGGCGGCGCCATTCTTCCCCTCATCATGACCGTCGCCCTAACCGGTCTCGAATTCCTAGTCGCCTTCCTCCAGGCTTATGTCTTTGCGGTACTGACTTGCATGTACCTCAACGATGCAGTCCATCCAGGTGGCCACTAA
- a CDS encoding F0F1 ATP synthase subunit C: MDAEAAKYIGAGLACLGMAGTALGLGNIFGSYLSGALRNPSAADSQFGRLVFGFAVTEALGIFSLLVALLLLFVV; this comes from the coding sequence ATGGACGCGGAAGCAGCAAAGTACATCGGCGCAGGTTTGGCTTGCTTGGGTATGGCCGGCACGGCTCTCGGCCTCGGCAATATCTTCGGCAGCTACCTGTCCGGCGCACTGCGCAATCCGTCTGCCGCTGACAGCCAGTTCGGCCGTCTGGTATTCGGTTTCGCCGTTACGGAAGCTCTGGGCATCTTCTCGTTGCTCGTCGCTCTCCTCCTGCTCTTCGTCGTCTGA
- a CDS encoding F0F1 ATP synthase subunit B, with product MFVTPAYADEAPPAAGEVHTETGAPSEGHHAGVFPPFDHTTYPSQLLWLVITFVIFYLAMQKIVVPRVGKILESRHDRIAQDIEEASRLKAEADAAVATYESELAAARAKANTIGATARDAAKAKAEEDRKAIEASLSQKLKAAEARIGEIKTKAFADVGAIAEETASAVVEQLVGNVAGKADIASAVAAVSAKQEG from the coding sequence ATGTTTGTGACCCCGGCCTATGCTGACGAAGCACCGCCGGCCGCCGGCGAGGTGCATACGGAAACGGGTGCGCCCAGCGAAGGCCATCACGCCGGCGTATTCCCGCCGTTTGACCATACGACCTATCCGTCACAGCTGCTTTGGCTGGTGATCACTTTCGTCATCTTCTATCTGGCCATGCAGAAGATTGTCGTTCCGCGTGTCGGCAAAATTCTGGAAAGCCGGCATGACCGGATCGCGCAGGATATCGAAGAAGCCTCACGCCTGAAGGCCGAGGCCGATGCGGCTGTCGCGACCTATGAAAGCGAATTGGCCGCAGCCCGCGCCAAGGCGAATACGATCGGCGCGACCGCTCGTGATGCCGCCAAGGCCAAGGCTGAGGAAGATCGCAAGGCGATCGAAGCGAGCCTTTCGCAGAAGCTGAAAGCCGCGGAAGCGCGGATTGGCGAGATCAAGACGAAAGCCTTCGCTGACGTCGGCGCGATTGCGGAAGAAACGGCCTCGGCCGTCGTCGAACAGCTAGTGGGCAACGTTGCCGGCAAGGCTGATATCGCTTCGGCTGTTGCTGCGGTATCTGCGAAGCAGGAGGGTTGA
- a CDS encoding F0F1 ATP synthase subunit B, protein MTFALDETFFAFLSLVIFLGIVVYLKVPGMMAKSLDDRADQIRNDLAEAKRLREEAQHLLAEYQRKRKEAEADAANIVAAAEREAEMLTTEARKKTEEFVTNRTALSEQKIKQAEVDAMKAVRSAAVDLAIAAAESVLAKKAGGKVQSDLFNTAVSEVKTRLN, encoded by the coding sequence ATGACATTCGCTCTTGACGAAACTTTCTTCGCTTTTCTCTCTCTCGTTATTTTCTTGGGCATCGTTGTCTATCTGAAGGTTCCGGGGATGATGGCGAAGTCGCTGGACGACCGCGCCGATCAGATCCGCAATGATCTGGCTGAAGCCAAGCGCCTGCGCGAAGAGGCCCAGCATCTGCTGGCCGAATACCAGCGCAAGCGTAAGGAAGCCGAAGCGGATGCGGCGAATATCGTTGCCGCCGCCGAGCGCGAAGCCGAGATGCTGACGACGGAAGCACGCAAGAAGACGGAGGAATTCGTCACCAACCGTACCGCACTTTCCGAGCAGAAGATCAAGCAAGCGGAAGTCGATGCGATGAAGGCGGTTCGTTCCGCTGCCGTCGATCTGGCTATCGCCGCAGCTGAATCTGTGCTTGCCAAGAAGGCGGGCGGCAAAGTTCAGTCCGATCTGTTCAACACCGCTGTCAGCGAAGTGAAGACCCGGCTGAACTAA
- a CDS encoding phosphotransferase enzyme family protein has protein sequence MEEGESPFRKGDVIFRPARTWTVSVQALLAALHAHGFTQAPAPAGYDAVWEKVSFLPGLTGDLDDSEDIRSETALRSAASLLRRYHDCTALFLPEMCASQEWQLSPRAPIEVICHGDFAPYNVVLNDGAVTGIIDFETAHPGPRRWDLAYALYRWAPLSIGIAAEGLDRLDRQIGRARIFLDAYGLEAARRPVLPDMIAERLNALVGFMESEAARGVEKYRQDLQEGHDRIYRNDIGYISENREKIIAGLVE, from the coding sequence ATGGAGGAAGGCGAGAGCCCGTTTCGCAAGGGCGATGTCATCTTTCGGCCCGCTCGCACATGGACGGTGAGCGTACAGGCATTGCTCGCGGCGCTCCATGCCCATGGTTTTACACAGGCGCCGGCGCCTGCCGGTTACGATGCCGTATGGGAGAAGGTGAGCTTTCTTCCCGGTCTGACCGGCGATCTGGATGACAGCGAGGATATCAGATCCGAGACGGCTTTGCGGTCGGCAGCATCCCTGTTGCGCCGCTATCACGACTGTACCGCGCTATTTCTGCCGGAGATGTGTGCGAGCCAGGAATGGCAACTATCGCCTCGTGCACCGATCGAGGTCATCTGCCACGGCGATTTCGCGCCCTATAATGTTGTTTTGAATGATGGTGCCGTGACGGGCATCATAGACTTTGAAACGGCTCATCCCGGTCCACGCCGCTGGGATCTGGCCTATGCCCTCTATCGCTGGGCGCCTCTGTCGATCGGCATTGCGGCGGAGGGCCTCGACAGGCTGGACAGGCAGATCGGTCGCGCTCGCATCTTTCTCGACGCTTATGGCTTGGAGGCAGCGCGGCGTCCGGTATTGCCGGACATGATAGCCGAGCGGCTGAATGCCCTGGTCGGTTTCATGGAAAGCGAAGCGGCGCGCGGCGTGGAGAAGTATCGCCAGGACCTTCAGGAAGGCCATGACCGCATCTACCGGAACGATATTGGCTACATCAGCGAGAATCGGGAGAAGATCATCGCTGGCCTTGTCGAATGA
- a CDS encoding ribonuclease HII produces MPRRPPDSPMLFDERPIVPSFELELIARRAGHWPVAGADEAGRGPLAGPVVAAAVILDPERIPQGLNDSKQLSAARREALFIEILATATVSIASSSATRIDVTDIRKASLDAMRRAICGLAIPASYVLTDGLDVPAGLACPGKAVVKGDARSFSIAAASIVAKVTRDRMMARAGDVFPAYGFAAHAGYGTAQHRAGIEKHGPCSLHRMSFRPLRRDEA; encoded by the coding sequence ATGCCACGCAGACCACCCGATTCTCCCATGCTTTTCGACGAAAGGCCGATCGTTCCAAGCTTCGAGCTGGAGCTGATCGCCCGCCGTGCCGGACATTGGCCCGTCGCCGGTGCCGACGAGGCCGGGCGCGGCCCCCTGGCGGGGCCGGTCGTTGCCGCCGCCGTCATTCTCGACCCCGAGCGCATTCCCCAGGGATTGAATGATTCCAAGCAGCTCTCGGCTGCCCGACGCGAGGCGCTATTCATCGAGATCCTTGCCACGGCGACGGTCTCCATCGCCTCATCGAGCGCGACCCGCATCGACGTCACCGATATCCGCAAGGCAAGCCTTGATGCCATGCGTCGCGCCATCTGCGGCCTCGCCATACCGGCAAGTTATGTCCTGACCGACGGGCTGGATGTGCCAGCCGGACTGGCCTGCCCGGGAAAGGCCGTGGTCAAGGGCGACGCCCGCTCTTTCTCCATTGCAGCCGCCTCGATCGTCGCCAAGGTGACGCGCGACCGAATGATGGCGCGGGCCGGCGACGTCTTCCCAGCCTATGGCTTTGCAGCCCATGCGGGCTACGGCACCGCCCAGCATCGCGCCGGCATCGAGAAGCACGGCCCCTGCTCGCTGCATCGCATGAGCTTCCGGCCACTTCGAAGAGACGAAGCCTGA